From a single Rosa rugosa chromosome 7, drRosRugo1.1, whole genome shotgun sequence genomic region:
- the LOC133721376 gene encoding kinesin-like protein KIN-14S isoform X1 has product MTDLMAEMIPENCDGAAPDHNAKPSSTSETVQTLETVKRESELDGDVSDKVQTLDTVTDDLDSDVTGKDDAAEQVVGVSDLIEESGMSIETEASPFQGATLPILQKIIDLSAKMKDLKKDHTVLSDEVKQMTSSIPDPEVLKTLQLLSTEHERLKKKYLAESSERKRLYNEVIELKGNIRVFCRCRPLNQNEISNGYNSVIEFESSLDNELQVLSSDSSKKQFKFDHVFRPEDDQETVFAQTKPIVTSVLDGFNVCIFAYGQTGTGKTFTMEGTPENRGVNYRTLEELFRISEDRGGSMRYELSVSMLEVYNEKIRDLLVDNTNQPTKKLEIKQAADGTLDVPGLVEPHVNGFEEMWELLKSGSRARSVGSTSANELSSRSHCLLRVTVKGENLISGQRTRSQLWLVDLAGSERVGRIEVEGERLKESQFINKSLSALGDVISSLASKTSHIPYRNSKLTHMLQSSLGGDCKTLMFVQISPSSSDLGETLCSLNFASRVRGVESGPIRKQADLTELLKYKQLAEKAKHDEKETKKLQDGLSAAQLRLAAREHMCRNLQEKVRDLENQLAEERKTRLKQETRAFATSASTSSWKQGAQKGVAEKKPPLAPNKSRLPLRKISNFLPQPSAFPPKKNSYSTSAVPPPMDGKENVSTTSGAARNTSRLILPKRMSIAVRPPPQTTTTTAQQVRKPKRHSIATLPNLRPEPNSYMATPLNNNTSASRFNNGRPSFVPRKRYSRLFSPMELKTAAETTPIAMRSSSKFMGSPPAQQTSSFKSRPPTAIALQRKPVIWSPLKFIKNRRPSLALPSRVEM; this is encoded by the exons ATGACTG ATCTAATGGCGGAAATGATCCCGGAAAACTGCGACGGCGCTGCACCGGATCACAATGCGAAGCCGTCTTCAACCTCCGAAACAG tTCAAACCCTAGAGActgtgaagagagagagcgagTTGGATGGTGATGTCAGTGACAAAG TTCAAACCCTAGATACTGTGACGGACGATTTGGACAGTGATGTCACTGGTAAAG ATGATGCTGCAGAACAAGTTGTGGGAGTTTCTGATTTGATTGAGGAGAGTGGTATGTCAATTGAAACTGAAGCTTCCCCATTTCAGGGGGCGACCCTTCCAATTTTGCAGAAGATCATTGATTTGAGTGCCAAAATGAAG GACTTGAAGAAAGATCATACTGTCTTGTCTGATGAAGTCAAGCAAATGACGAGTTCTATTCCAGACCCTGAAGTTCTGAAAACTCTTCAGCTGCTAA GTACTGAACATGAACGTTTGAAGAAGAAGTACCTTGCTGAGTCCTCTGAGCGGAAGCGACTATACAATGAAGTGATTGAGCTCAAAGGAAATATCAGGGTTTTCTGCAGATGTAGACCTTTGAACCAAAATGAAATTTCAAATGGATATAATTCCGTTATTGAGTTCGAATCCTCCTTAGATAATGAGCTGCAGGTCCTTTCCTCTGATTCTTCAAAAAAGCAGTTCAAGTTTGACCATGTGTTCAGACCCGAGGACGACCAAG AGACTGTTTTTGCTCAAACTAAACCTATTGTCACCTCAGTGTTGGATGGGTTTAATGTGTGCATATTTGCCTATGGACAAACTGGAACTGGTAAGACCTTTACAATGGAGGGAACTCCTGAAAACAGGGGTGTCAACTACAGGACTCTAGAGGAGTTGTTTCGGATTTCAGAAGACAGAGGTGGTTCCATGCGATATGAATTATCTGTTAGCATGCTTGAGGTTTATAATGAGAAGATAAGGGATCTCTTGGTAGATAACACCAACCAACCCACTAAAAA GTTGGAAATTAAGCAAGCTGCAGATGGAACCCTGGATGTGCCAGGACTTGTTGAACCTCATGTTAATGGGTTTGAGGAGATGTGGGAACTGCTGAAGTCTGGAAGCCGCGCCAGATCCGTTGGATCAACCAGTGCTAATGAGCTGAGCAGCCGGTCTCACTG CTTGTTGCGAGTGACTGTTAAGGGGGAGAACTTGATAAGTGGGCAAAGGACTAGGAGTCAACTGTGGCTAGTAGACTTGGCTGGTAGTGAGCGTGTGGGGAGGATTGAGGTTGAAGGGGAAAGACTGAAGGAATCTCAGTTTATAAATAAATCTCTCTCAGCCCTTGGCGATGTAATCTCATCCCTTGCTTCTAAAACATCCCATATTCCTTACAGGAATTCAAAGCTCACTCATATGCTGCAGAGCTCTCTAG GAGGAGATTGCAAAACCTTGATGTTTGTCCAGATCAGCCCAAGTTCCTCAGATTTAGGAGAAACACTGTGTTCCTTGAATTTTGCCAGCCGAGTCCGAGGAGTTGAGAGTGGCCCAATTCGCAAACAAGCAGACCTCACTGAGCTGCTCAAGTACAAGCAATTGGCAGAAAAGGCTAAACATGACGAGAAGGAAACAAAGAAACTACAGGATGGTTTATCGGCTGCGCAGTTAAGGCTAGCTGCAAGAGAACACATGTGCAGAAATCTTCAAGAAAAG GTCCGAGACCTTGAGAACCAATTGGCAGAGGAAAGGAAGACCAGACTGAAACAGGAAACTAGAGCTTTCGCTACTtctgcatcaacatcatcctgGAAACAAGGAGCACAGAAGGGTGTTGCAGAGAAGAAGCCACCATTGGCTCCCAACAAATCAAGGCTTCCGCTGCGAAAAATTAGCAATTTCTTGCCCCAGCCATCAGCTTTTCCACCCAAAAAGAACAGCTACTCAACTTCTGCTGTCCCACCTCCTATGGATGGCAAAGAAAATGTTTCAACAACGTCAGGAGCAGCAAGAAACACCAGCCGCCTTATTTTACCAAAACGAATGTCCATTGCTGTGAGACCTCCGCCTCAGACAACAACCACAACAGCACAGCAGGTTCGTAAGCCTAAGAGACACTCCATTGCTACTCTTCCTAACCTTCGGCCTGAGCCAAACTCTTACATGGCTACGCCCCTCAACAACAACACCTCTGCCTCTCGGTTCAACAATGGCAGACCCTCATTTGTGCCGCGAAAGAGATATTCAAGGTTGTTCTCTCCAATGGAGTTGAAGACAGCAGCAGAGACAACTCCAATTGCCATGAGGAGCAGTAGTAAGTTCATGGGCAGCCCCCCAGCACAGCAGACTAGTTCATTCAAATCAAGGCCTCCCACAGCCATTGCATTGCAGCGAAAACCAGTAATTTGGAGTCCGCTAAAGTTCATAAAGAACAGGAGGCCATCACTGGCTCTGCCCTCTAGAGTGGAGATGTAG
- the LOC133720390 gene encoding uncharacterized protein LOC133720390 yields MSMTTMGVAGNMGIPELRQILKERYRIANNMKSCSAEMKETKNSSLFGSLEYSLSQRLIDESKALMPEMINILDKTNNNDHQKPTKATKQNSGVDLKLQRAKKVKESRDYSFLLSETSEVPKISKASPPMSIPKADGNGIPKKSHDKASSLKPKKSGDDNNKSKVSSAKSESFSKDSVLVSGSESLKSRPRENMVTKSQVSSAKRSLNPKQAELCNTKVMPKKEGPCLKKKMIKKRRVEEDLGDDGNVDFSSLIQDIMGRRGKRQYRNYGDDGDDRAMVSGFIDILKEERRSAEIARKEDAIEALRLEQEAKEERLSIAKKQKLKN; encoded by the coding sequence ATGTCGATGACGACGATGGGTGTTGCAGGTAACATGGGTATTCCTGAACTCCGGCAAATTCTGAAAGAGCGATACAGAATTGCTAATAACATGAAAAGCTGCTCGGCTGAGATGAAAGAGACCAAGAACTCATCCTTGTTTGGATCCTTGGAGTACTCTCTTTCACAAAGACTGATCGACGAGAGTAAAGCTCTTATGCCGGAGATGATCAATATTCTGGATAAGACGAACAACAATGATCATCAAAAGCCCACAAAAGCAACAAAGCAAAATTCCGGTGTGGATTTGAAGCTTCAGCGAGCTAAGAAGGTGAAGGAATCGCGTGATTACTCTTTCTTGTTATCAGAGACTTCAGAAGTTCCGAAGATTTCAAAAGCGTCACCACCAATGTCTATTCCTAAAGCTGATGGTAATGGGATCCCAAAGAAGAGTCATGATAAGGCGTCTTCTCTGAAACCAAAGAAGAGTGGTGATGATAACAACAAGTCCAAAGTCTCCTCGGCAAAGTCAGAGTCTTTTTCGAAAGATTCAGTTCTGGTTTCTGGTTCAGAGAGTTTGAAGTCTCGGCCTCGTGAGAACATGGTGACAAAGTCACAAGTTTCATCTGCAAAGCGAAGCTTGAACCCGAAACAAGCAGAGCTCTGTAACACAAAAGTGATGCCGAAAAAGGAAGGTCCTTGCCTGAAGAAAAAAATGATCAAGAAACGCCGAGTCGAAGAGGACTTGGGGGATGATGGCAATGTAGACTTTTCTTCACTAATCCAAGATATTATGGGGAGAAGAGGAAAGAGGCAATACAGGAATTATGGTGACGACGGCGATGATCGTGCTATGGTGTCTGGCTTTATTGATATTCTGAAAGAAGAGAGGAGGAGTGCAGAGATTGCGAGGAAGGAGGATGCAATAGAGGCTCTAAGGCTTGAGCAAGAAGCCAAAGAAGAGAGGTTGAGCATAGCAAAGAAGCAGAAGTTGAAGAATTAG
- the LOC133722109 gene encoding probable microtubule-binding protein TANGLED, with protein MVAKTPPKQRKMVAPLNPALLRETVKKVDRCMARLQELQYTVTGGTKVISGVSLSPRSTRAYLRTSLRCKQESARIKGLTPRKSPVGKFPAGKSPAKSAGEWQRMSLPAMLLSETVGEILHSSQFAREIVASVPKKTTIEDPKTPMTQQRKQRPPPENTELRARRKKEKHNKSQSNRSESGSPVLQRARSRINFKVSPPKKREIERENTRYLANRVSPKNRPWAKKSVLFPNPLFSATDTSPQQKKFCRTRSPMIGRSTNNTKPQTQQIQTPHKFLIKSPASASKFQVKIKSPPLVSSLSPNKAKKSPKKSAVSKLRRSFSPSRLATRLVSLSPLKSRKSVQKSEGLIMPGLKQRPTSSMPLGVSARRN; from the exons ATGGTTGCTAAAACCCCACCAAAGCAGAGGAAGATGGTAGCCCCTCTCAATCCAGCTCTGCTTAGAGAAACAGTGAAGAAG GTGGATAGGTGTATGGCTAGGTTGCAGGAGCTACAGTACACAGTGACAGGTGGGACGAAGGTGATCTCGGGAGTGAGTCTCAGCCCGAGAAGTACTAGAGCTTATCTGAGGACTAGTCTTAGATGCAAACAAGAATCTGCAAG GATTAAAGGTTTGACGCCGAGGAAATCTCCGGTGGGGAAGTTTCCGGCTGGGAAGTCTCCGGCAAAGTCAGCAG GGGAATGGCAGAGAATGTCACTGCCGGCAATGCTGCTCAGCGAAACAGTCGGAGAAATTCTTCATTCAAGTCAATTTGCAAGAGAAATAGTAGCATCAGTCCCCAAGAAAACCACCATAGAAGACCCCAAAACCCCAATGACCCAACAGAGGAAACAGAGACCGCCCCCTGAAAACACAGAGCTCAGGGCcagaagaaagaaggagaagcacAACAAATCTCAATCCAACCGATCAGAATCCGGCTCCCCGGTGCTCCAACGAGCCCGGTCCCGAATTAACTTCAAGGTTTCTCCTCCtaagaagagagagatagagagagagaacaccAGATACTTGGCAAACAGAGTGTCTCCCAAAAACAGACCATGGGCTAAAAAGAGTGTATTGTTTCCCAACCCTTTGTTTTCGGCCACAGATACTTCACCTCAGCAAAAGAAGTTTTGTAGAACAAGGTCACCAATGATTGGAAGAAGTACTAACAATACTAAACCTCAGACTCAGCAGATTCAGACTCCACACAAGTTCTTGATCAAGTCTCCAGCTTCGGCTTCAAAGTTCCAGGTCAAGATTAAGAGCCCTCCATTGGTTTCTTCTCTTTCGCCAAATAAGGCCAAGAAGTCTCCGAAGAAATCTGCTGTCTCGAAACTGCGGCGGTCATTTTCTCCGTCGAGATTGGCTACTAGATTGGTGTCTCTGTCTCCATTGAAGAGCAGGAAGAGTGTGCAGAAGAGTGAAGGACTAATAATGCCGGGTTTGAAACAGCGTCCAACTTCCTCAATGCCACTGGGAGTTTCAGCTCGGAGGAATTAA
- the LOC133721376 gene encoding kinesin-like protein KIN-14S isoform X2: protein MTDLMAEMIPENCDGAAPDHNAKPSSTSETVQTLETVKRESELDGDVSDKVQTLDTVTDDLDSDVTGKEQVVGVSDLIEESGMSIETEASPFQGATLPILQKIIDLSAKMKDLKKDHTVLSDEVKQMTSSIPDPEVLKTLQLLSTEHERLKKKYLAESSERKRLYNEVIELKGNIRVFCRCRPLNQNEISNGYNSVIEFESSLDNELQVLSSDSSKKQFKFDHVFRPEDDQETVFAQTKPIVTSVLDGFNVCIFAYGQTGTGKTFTMEGTPENRGVNYRTLEELFRISEDRGGSMRYELSVSMLEVYNEKIRDLLVDNTNQPTKKLEIKQAADGTLDVPGLVEPHVNGFEEMWELLKSGSRARSVGSTSANELSSRSHCLLRVTVKGENLISGQRTRSQLWLVDLAGSERVGRIEVEGERLKESQFINKSLSALGDVISSLASKTSHIPYRNSKLTHMLQSSLGGDCKTLMFVQISPSSSDLGETLCSLNFASRVRGVESGPIRKQADLTELLKYKQLAEKAKHDEKETKKLQDGLSAAQLRLAAREHMCRNLQEKVRDLENQLAEERKTRLKQETRAFATSASTSSWKQGAQKGVAEKKPPLAPNKSRLPLRKISNFLPQPSAFPPKKNSYSTSAVPPPMDGKENVSTTSGAARNTSRLILPKRMSIAVRPPPQTTTTTAQQVRKPKRHSIATLPNLRPEPNSYMATPLNNNTSASRFNNGRPSFVPRKRYSRLFSPMELKTAAETTPIAMRSSSKFMGSPPAQQTSSFKSRPPTAIALQRKPVIWSPLKFIKNRRPSLALPSRVEM, encoded by the exons ATGACTG ATCTAATGGCGGAAATGATCCCGGAAAACTGCGACGGCGCTGCACCGGATCACAATGCGAAGCCGTCTTCAACCTCCGAAACAG tTCAAACCCTAGAGActgtgaagagagagagcgagTTGGATGGTGATGTCAGTGACAAAG TTCAAACCCTAGATACTGTGACGGACGATTTGGACAGTGATGTCACTGGTAAAG AACAAGTTGTGGGAGTTTCTGATTTGATTGAGGAGAGTGGTATGTCAATTGAAACTGAAGCTTCCCCATTTCAGGGGGCGACCCTTCCAATTTTGCAGAAGATCATTGATTTGAGTGCCAAAATGAAG GACTTGAAGAAAGATCATACTGTCTTGTCTGATGAAGTCAAGCAAATGACGAGTTCTATTCCAGACCCTGAAGTTCTGAAAACTCTTCAGCTGCTAA GTACTGAACATGAACGTTTGAAGAAGAAGTACCTTGCTGAGTCCTCTGAGCGGAAGCGACTATACAATGAAGTGATTGAGCTCAAAGGAAATATCAGGGTTTTCTGCAGATGTAGACCTTTGAACCAAAATGAAATTTCAAATGGATATAATTCCGTTATTGAGTTCGAATCCTCCTTAGATAATGAGCTGCAGGTCCTTTCCTCTGATTCTTCAAAAAAGCAGTTCAAGTTTGACCATGTGTTCAGACCCGAGGACGACCAAG AGACTGTTTTTGCTCAAACTAAACCTATTGTCACCTCAGTGTTGGATGGGTTTAATGTGTGCATATTTGCCTATGGACAAACTGGAACTGGTAAGACCTTTACAATGGAGGGAACTCCTGAAAACAGGGGTGTCAACTACAGGACTCTAGAGGAGTTGTTTCGGATTTCAGAAGACAGAGGTGGTTCCATGCGATATGAATTATCTGTTAGCATGCTTGAGGTTTATAATGAGAAGATAAGGGATCTCTTGGTAGATAACACCAACCAACCCACTAAAAA GTTGGAAATTAAGCAAGCTGCAGATGGAACCCTGGATGTGCCAGGACTTGTTGAACCTCATGTTAATGGGTTTGAGGAGATGTGGGAACTGCTGAAGTCTGGAAGCCGCGCCAGATCCGTTGGATCAACCAGTGCTAATGAGCTGAGCAGCCGGTCTCACTG CTTGTTGCGAGTGACTGTTAAGGGGGAGAACTTGATAAGTGGGCAAAGGACTAGGAGTCAACTGTGGCTAGTAGACTTGGCTGGTAGTGAGCGTGTGGGGAGGATTGAGGTTGAAGGGGAAAGACTGAAGGAATCTCAGTTTATAAATAAATCTCTCTCAGCCCTTGGCGATGTAATCTCATCCCTTGCTTCTAAAACATCCCATATTCCTTACAGGAATTCAAAGCTCACTCATATGCTGCAGAGCTCTCTAG GAGGAGATTGCAAAACCTTGATGTTTGTCCAGATCAGCCCAAGTTCCTCAGATTTAGGAGAAACACTGTGTTCCTTGAATTTTGCCAGCCGAGTCCGAGGAGTTGAGAGTGGCCCAATTCGCAAACAAGCAGACCTCACTGAGCTGCTCAAGTACAAGCAATTGGCAGAAAAGGCTAAACATGACGAGAAGGAAACAAAGAAACTACAGGATGGTTTATCGGCTGCGCAGTTAAGGCTAGCTGCAAGAGAACACATGTGCAGAAATCTTCAAGAAAAG GTCCGAGACCTTGAGAACCAATTGGCAGAGGAAAGGAAGACCAGACTGAAACAGGAAACTAGAGCTTTCGCTACTtctgcatcaacatcatcctgGAAACAAGGAGCACAGAAGGGTGTTGCAGAGAAGAAGCCACCATTGGCTCCCAACAAATCAAGGCTTCCGCTGCGAAAAATTAGCAATTTCTTGCCCCAGCCATCAGCTTTTCCACCCAAAAAGAACAGCTACTCAACTTCTGCTGTCCCACCTCCTATGGATGGCAAAGAAAATGTTTCAACAACGTCAGGAGCAGCAAGAAACACCAGCCGCCTTATTTTACCAAAACGAATGTCCATTGCTGTGAGACCTCCGCCTCAGACAACAACCACAACAGCACAGCAGGTTCGTAAGCCTAAGAGACACTCCATTGCTACTCTTCCTAACCTTCGGCCTGAGCCAAACTCTTACATGGCTACGCCCCTCAACAACAACACCTCTGCCTCTCGGTTCAACAATGGCAGACCCTCATTTGTGCCGCGAAAGAGATATTCAAGGTTGTTCTCTCCAATGGAGTTGAAGACAGCAGCAGAGACAACTCCAATTGCCATGAGGAGCAGTAGTAAGTTCATGGGCAGCCCCCCAGCACAGCAGACTAGTTCATTCAAATCAAGGCCTCCCACAGCCATTGCATTGCAGCGAAAACCAGTAATTTGGAGTCCGCTAAAGTTCATAAAGAACAGGAGGCCATCACTGGCTCTGCCCTCTAGAGTGGAGATGTAG
- the LOC133723399 gene encoding mitogen-activated protein kinase kinase kinase ANP1 isoform X2, which yields MQDIFGSVRRSLVFRPPPPDTDDSPVTLVDKITSSIRKSRVFSKPSPPPPPKDAAPPIRWRKGELIGCGAFGRVYMGMNLGSGELLAVKQVLIAVNSASKEKAQAHIKELEEEVKLLKNLSHPNIVRYLGTVREEETLNILLEFVPGGSISSLLGKFGSFPEAVMRTYTKQLLLGLEYLHKNGIMHRDIKGANILVDNKGCIKLADFGASKQVVELATISGAKSMKGTPYWMAPEVIRQTGHSFSADIWSVGCTVIEMATGKPPWSEQYQEVAALFHIGTTKSHPPIPEHISFEAKDFLLKCLQKEPNLRPTASELLQHPFVTGQPVDSHPVLRPSIMEDSEIPAPSYSSNLQTFEMSTCRDSSDMCNMGSLHCSVINPDKVLESTHIWGRDSDDDMCQIDDKDDVMVGEVNLNSSYMPDELKSFNPMCEPTDEMRCQLHGSSETEQNGMDLDTSHQTDFPVGCSGTMGAGEKDFSFPCGPSLSEDDDELTESKITAFLDEKALELKKLQTPLYEEFYNSMNVVCSPSFMDSSPDETTSKYLKLPPKSRSPKRSPIGTPSAVADALSTVSPGSSGRRVSNIGNASDQNSKDMSSPPHTDWKGLGVDAQQEPGSPSMSFSERQRKWKEELDQELERKREMMRQAGVGKTSSPKDRALNRQRERTRFASPGK from the exons ATGCAAGACATTTTCGGATCAGTCCGCCGATCACTCGTCTTCCGACCTCCGCCGCCGGACACCGACGACTCCCCGGTAACCCTAGTCGACAAGATCACCTCCTCTATTCGAAAATCCAGAGTCTTCTCCAAACCCTCCCCTCCGCCGCCCCCCAAGGACGCCGCGCCTCCGATCCGATGGCGAAAAGGAGAGTTGATCGGCTGCGGCGCCTTTGGCCGCGTCTACATGGGCATGAATCTCGGCTCCGGCGAGCTTCTCGCTGTGAAACAG GTTCTTATCGCAGTAAATAGTGCCTCCAAGGAGAAAGCTCAG GCTCACATCAAGGAGCTTGAGGAAGAAGTGAAGCTTCTAAAGAATCTGTCTCATCCAAACATTGTT AGATATTTGGGTACAGTGAGGGAGGAGGAAACCTTGAACATTCTGTTGGAGTTTGTCCCTGGTGGATCTATATCATCACTTTTGGGGAAATTTGGATCTTTCCCTGAGGCT GTAATGAGAACATACACCAAGCAGCTGTTGTTGGGACTAGAATATTTACACAAAAATGGGATAATGCACAGGGACATTAAG GGAGCAAATATCCTTGTTGACAATAAAGGATGCATTAAGCTTGCAGATTTTGGTGCATCGAAACAGGTCGTGGAGCTG GCAACCATTTCTGGTGCTAAGTCTATGAAGGGTACACCATACTGGATGGCTCCTGAAGTTATTCGTCAGACTGGTCATAGCTT CTCTGCTGATATATGGAGCGTTGGATGTACTGTGATCGAGATGGCCACCGGAAAGCCTCCTTGGAGCGAACAGTACCAAGAG GTTGCTGCTCTCTTCCATATAGGGACAACGAAGTCTCATCCACCAATCCCTGAGCATATTTCCTTTGAGGCGAAAgactttttgttaaaatgtctGCAAAA GGAGCCAAATTTGAGGCCGACGGCATCTGAGTTGCTTCAG CATCCATTTGTGACTGGGCAACCTGTGGACTCTCATCCTGTTTTGCGTCCTTCTATCATG GAAGATTCTGAGATCCCTGCTCCATCATATTCATCAAACCTACAGACCTT TGAGATGTCAACGTGCCGAGATTCATCTGATATGTGTAATATGGGTAGTTTGCACTGCTCAGTCATAAATCCTGACAAGGTGTTGGAAAGTACACACATTTGGGGAAGAGACAGTGATGATGACATGTGTCAGATTGATGACAAAGATGATGTTATGGTCGGTGAAGTAAACCTCAATTCTTCTTATATGCCCGACGAACTTAAG AGCTTTAACCCGATGTGCGAGCCCACTGATGAGATGAGGTGCCAACTTCATGGAAGTTCAGAAACCGAACAAAATGGAATGGATCTGGATACTAGCCACCAAACTGATTTTCCTGTTGGCTGCTCTGGAACAATGGGTGCGGGTGAAAAAGATTTTTCATTTCCTTGTGGACCATCTCTTtcagaggatgatgatgaacttACTGAATCAAAAATTACTGCGTTCTTGGATGAAAAG GCTCTAGAACTGAAAAAACTGCAAACACCTCTATACGAAGAGTTTTACAACAGCATGAATGTAGTGTGCTCTCCAAGTTTTATGGATAGCTCGCCTGATGAAACTACTTCGAAGTACTTGAAATTACCTCCCAAAAGCAGATCACCCAAACGGAGTCCAATTGGCACTCCATCTGCAGTAGCTGATGCACTTAGTACTGTAAGCCCTGGGAGTAGTGGTAGGCGTGTATCAAATATTGGCAATGCAAGTGATCAAAACTCAAAGGACATGTCGTCACCTCCTCACACTGATTGGAAAGGGCTTGGAGTTGATGCTCAGCAAGAGCCAGGAAGCCCAAG TATGAGCTTCTCTGAGAGACAAAGGAAGTGGAAAGAAGAGCTTGATCAAGAGCTAGAGAGAAAGCGAG AGATGATGCGCCAAGCAGGTGTAGGGAAAACATCATCGCCAAAGGATCGAGCTTTAAATAGGCAGAGAGAGCGGACAAGGTTTGCATCTCCAGGCAAATGA